The DNA region GGCAATGCCTTTGGTACCACTATCAGCCTTCCTGTACTTGACACTGTCGTTGGTCTCATCCTTGGTAGAGTCATCGGACTTGAAAGTATCAGCGAGGCTCACGAACTTGGAGTCCTTAGCACTGTCCTTGCTCTTGCCAGTGGCTTGAATCCTCAGATGTTTAGATTCTATGTCCCTTGAGGTAGTCGTTATTTGGTAGAAGTGCTCGACCATCTCCAAGCTCTGCTTGTCGCACTTGACCATTGCACATTGATCTCCCTTGACTATTATGATCCCTTTGGGACCTGAGATTTTGAGCACCTGGTACGCATAACGCACCACAACCATGAACTTTCCTagcattgggcggcctaggATTACATTGTATGCTGTCTCGAAGTCCGCAACATCGAAGGTTAGCTTCTCTATACGGAAGTTGTCGGGCACGCCGAACGTGACCGGTAACTCGATTTGGCCAAGatgcatggtc from Phragmites australis chromosome 8, lpPhrAust1.1, whole genome shotgun sequence includes:
- the LOC133927605 gene encoding uncharacterized protein LOC133927605; protein product: MHLGQIELPVTFGVPDNFRIEKLTFDVADFETAYNVILGRPMLGKFMVVVRYAYQVLKISGPKGIIIVKGDQCAMVKCDKQSLEMVEHFYQITTTSRDIESKHLRIQATGKSKDSAKDSKFVSLADTFKSDDSTKDETNDSVKYRKADSGTKGIAHRLV